In Cotesia glomerata isolate CgM1 linkage group LG3, MPM_Cglom_v2.3, whole genome shotgun sequence, one genomic interval encodes:
- the LOC123261479 gene encoding translation initiation factor eIF-2B subunit epsilon-like — protein sequence MSIKRSNVKKILDNQQSVQAVVLADDFSTSLLTPLQHIFPSILTPVANINLLDYIVLSLLRSEINEIFIYCSNHIDLLKSYISTKRYDDITVSLILSDGCRSLGDALRDIDTKGWIRGDFVLIRGDAFINTNLSTLMSKHKAKKDKDKGIAMSVVFRDIGSSRHTNLTSNTCFCVVNKLTDQLIFYKPSNLESHQKKLQFELSWFLDHEQIEINTGFVDTHVYMCSQTVLSLFSDNFDFQTMEDFVKGVLLNEEILDSRIYRLLVEAGDYALPISSWPAYHTLTRDILQRQSYPLTPDMLAPFNDIVYSSKSTYKYKNSGLARGCILKNDSIVGSNSQPGNNTLVSRSTIGNNCKIGDNVVIDNSYILDNVIITDNCTIKNSFLFSNCNLTPKTLVDTCIISEGVKVPENNYSKCVLEGDKGKVKLVEMTDYLEEDKFVFFKKFTDSDDQDNDNDDVDDDDSSVLEETSSKRSGQSPDDIPDDTHIFLTEVIDSLLRAYQDKLNCENIILEINSSRYAYNVGIREVTYNVIKGILLLPMHYLGEEKIPVNNANYQKTLRAVINYFTPIILNYVKTDDAQEDCLGAIEEIAGSNEFVMNFAQHLVHLLYDKDVLSEDKIIEWFNADDTDDGFYSEKIRKVLQPFIKWLNEAEEDSSDEDMRLSRNIFIKLTLLGAILLAALYCFQISNGYHSKFNSQNKQNVIVNENHSTTLESNFKNQTFVNKFIKSLDNTKKPTDYNVWCIFTKITNNSPMKRKFRIFTDSLIKYTSVEITYHVITDNGSRIIAEGIINNIILAYKKTIQVQYYDVRKLALQLEDIVSVMSPKFSSKPGTYYSDALFFLSLGLHRIASEQQKLAVMLDVDTKFRKDIKELFKEFDNFGPDALFGLAPELSPVYRHVLYLYRTQNPSTEFGEAYSSGGYPGYNSGVVLFNLERLRNSLEYDQIVSRDMVEHITTKYSFFRGHLGDQDFYTLLGMERPELIHTVDCGWNRQLCTWWRDRGYADVFSNYSQCDSETKLWHGNCNTPIPVN from the exons atgtctataaaaaGATCAAACGTGAAAAAAATACTGGACAACCAGCAATCAGTGCAAGCAGTAGTGTTAGCCGACGACTTCTCTACAAGTTTACTAACCCCTCTGCAGCATATTTTCCCCAGCATCCTAACCCCAGTCGCGAACATCAACCTGCTGGACTACATAGTGTTATCTCTGCTCCGTTCAGAAATAAAtgagatatttatttactgcAGCAACCACATCGACCTTCTAAAAAGCTACATCTCCACCAAAAG GTATGACGACATAACAGTATCCCTAATCCTCTCCGACGGCTGTCGGTCTCTGGGCGACGCGCTCAGAGACATCGACACTAAGGGCTGGATCCGGGGAGACTTTGTCTTAATCCGCGGAGACGCGTTCATCAACACCAACCTGTCAACGCTGATGAGCAAGCACAAGGCCAAGAAGGACAAAGACAAGGGAATCGCCATGTCCGTGGTCTTCAGGGACATTGGCAGTTCCAGACACACCAACCTAACTTCCAACACTTGCTTCTGCGTCGTGAACAAACTTACCGACCAGCTGATCTTCTACAAGCCCAGCAATCTTGAATCCCACCAAAAAAAACTCCAATTCGAACTCAGCTGGTTTCTAGACCACGAGCAGATCGAGATTAACACCGGATTTGTAGACACGCACGTCTACATGTGCTCTCAGACTGTACTTTCTTTATTTTCAGACAACTTCGACTTCCAGACAATGGAAGACTTTGTCAAAGGCGTGCTGCTTAATGAAGAAATTCTAGATTCTAGAATTTACAGACTGCTTGTTGAAGCTGGTGATTACGCGCTGCCGATTTCTTCCTGGCCGGCTTATCACACTCTAACTAGAGACATTCTCCAGCGACAGAGCTACCCATTGACTCCTGACATGCTCGCGCCGTTCAATGATATTGTCTATTCATCAAAAAGTACCTACAAGTACAAAAATTCCGGTCTAGCTAGAggttgtattttaaaaaatgactcCATTGTCGGAAGCAACAGCCAGCCGGGCAATAACACGCTTGTAAGTCGCTCTACTATTGGGAATAATTGCAAAATTGGAGACAATGTTGTCATAGACAACTCTTATATTCTAGAcaatgtaataattaccgATAATTGTAcgattaaaaatagttttttgttctctaattgtaatttaactcCCAAAACTCTGGTTGACACCTGCATTATCTCGGAGGGGGTTAAAGTACCCGAGAATAATTACAGCAAGTGTGTTTTAGAAGGTGATAAGGGGAAGGTTAAGCTTGTGGAGATGACTGACTACTTAGAGGAAGACAAGTTtgtcttctttaaaaaatttacagactCAGATGACCAAGACAATGACAATGATGatgttgatgatgatgatagcTCGGTTCTGGAAGAAACTAGCAGCAAGAGGAGTGGACAGTCTCCTGATGATATTCCTGATGAcactcatatatttttaactgaaGTTATTGACAGTCTTCTTAGGGCTTATCAGGATAAGCTTAATTGCGAGAATATTATCTTGGAGATTAATTCTTCTAGGTATGCTTACAATGTTGGGATCAGAGAGGTCACTTATAATGTTATCAAAGGCATTTTATTGTTACCCATGCATTATTTGGGGGAGGAAAAAATTCCTGTGAATAATGCTAACTATCAGAAGACTCTCAGGGCggtgattaattatttcactCCGATTATTTTGAACTATGTTAAAACGGATGATGCTCAGGAAGATTGTCTGGGTGCTATTGAAGAAATAGCGGGGAGTAATGAATTTGTTATGAACTTCGCGCAGCATTTGGTTCATTTGCTTTATGATAAAGATGTTTTGAGCGAGGATAAAATTATCGAGTGGTTCAATGCAGATGATACTGATGATGGAttctatagtgaaaaaattaggaaagtTCTTCAGCCTTTTATTAAGTGGCTCAATGAAGCCGAGGAAGACTCCAGTGATGAAGat atgcGTTTGTCacgtaatatttttattaaattgacaCTTCTCGGAGCAATATTGCTCGCTGCATTATATTGTTTTCAAATATCAAATGGTTATCACTCGAAATTTAATTcacaaaataaacaaaatgttattgtcAATGAGAATCACTCGACCACCCtagaaagtaattttaaaaatcaaacatttgtaaataaatttattaaatcattagataatactaaaaaacCAACAGATTACAATGTGTGGTgtatatttactaaaataactaataattcaCCAATGAAGAGGAAATTTCGTATTTTTACTGactcattaataaaatatacgtCTGTTGAAATAACTTATCATGTTATTACTGACAATGGAAGTAGGATAATTGCAGAaggaattataaataatattattttagcgtataaaaaaactatacag gTGCAATATTACGATGTACGTAAACTAGCGTTACAATTGGAAGACATTGTGTCGGTGATGTCACCAAAGTTCAGCAGCAAGCCAGGAACTTACTACTCGGACGCGTTATTTTTCCTGTCACTAGGTCTGCACAGGATAGCGTCAGAGCAGCAGAAGCTGGCGGTGATGCTCGACGTCGATACTAAATTTCGCAAAGACATAAAAGAGTTGTTCAAGGAGTTTGACAATTTTGGTCCTGATGCTCTGTTTGGATTGGCGCCGGAGCTCAGTCCTGTTTACCGCCATGTGCTGTACTTGTACCGAACTCAGAATCCAAGCACAGAGTTTGGAGAAGCTTACTCTTCTGGAGGATATCCTGGGTACAACAGCGGggtagttttatttaatttggagAGGCTCAGAAATTCGTTGGAGTATGACCAGATTGTCAGTAGGGATATGGTTGAACATATAACTactaaatatagtttttttagg ggACATTTaggtgatcaagatttttatacTCTACTTGGTATGGAAAGACCAGAACTTATTCACACCGTCGACTGTGGATGGAATCGACAATTATGTACCTGGTGGCGAGATCGGGGTTACGCTGATGTCTTTTCCAATTACTCACAATGTGATTCCGAGACAAAATTATGGCATGGAAATTGTAACACGCCTATTCcagtcaattaa